In Thermoanaerobaculia bacterium, a genomic segment contains:
- a CDS encoding type II toxin-antitoxin system HicB family antitoxin, which yields MKHFTAVIERDSDTGLYVGWVPGFAGAHSQGETLDELRANLQEVVSMLLEEGGPRLESEFVGTQTIEVA from the coding sequence ATGAAGCACTTCACAGCGGTCATCGAACGCGACTCCGACACGGGGCTCTACGTCGGTTGGGTCCCGGGCTTCGCGGGCGCGCACAGTCAGGGCGAGACGCTGGACGAGCTCCGCGCCAACCTGCAGGAGGTCGTCTCGATGCTCCTCGAAGAGGGCGGCCCTCGCCTCGAGAGCGAATTCGTCGGCACCCAGACCATCGAAGTGGCCTGA
- a CDS encoding type II toxin-antitoxin system HicA family toxin: MSKLPVLKPREVVALLGNLGFAEVRQRGSHRQFRHADGRGTTVPFHPGRDISPTLLRQIAGDIGLSVEALLGE, encoded by the coding sequence TTGAGCAAGCTGCCGGTCCTGAAGCCACGCGAAGTTGTGGCACTTCTCGGGAATTTGGGATTTGCAGAAGTTCGACAACGCGGGTCCCATCGCCAGTTTCGCCATGCCGACGGTCGCGGAACGACCGTGCCATTTCATCCCGGGCGCGATATCTCGCCGACATTGCTTCGCCAGATCGCCGGGGACATCGGACTCTCTGTCGAAGCCCTCCTGGGCGAGTGA
- a CDS encoding metallophosphoesterase, with product MGFPLRNVLHISDIHFGPKHLPEVSAGVLELAAVRRPDLVILSGDLTIRAKPRQFREARAFVDELARIAPVVAVPGNHDVPLYRVWERLLSPFGAWRRHFDRELEPVFRDDELLVAGVNTAQAFALKGGRIRRRRLAEVDALLAAAPAALFRIVVAHHHLVRPPGVECEHPAWRAGEAIARWGRERVDLVLSGHLHQTLELRPLGEDGFLALHTGTTASSRGRGPEIGRNSLHWIEIGHGSFRVERHFWAGASGRFEAEADQRFRRRPPR from the coding sequence CTGGGGTTCCCACTGCGCAACGTTCTGCATATTTCCGACATCCATTTCGGGCCGAAGCATCTGCCGGAGGTCTCGGCGGGGGTGCTGGAGCTCGCGGCGGTGCGGCGGCCGGACCTGGTGATCCTCTCGGGCGATCTGACGATCCGTGCCAAGCCGCGGCAGTTCCGCGAGGCGCGCGCCTTCGTGGACGAGCTGGCGCGGATCGCGCCGGTCGTCGCCGTGCCGGGCAACCACGACGTGCCGCTCTATCGGGTCTGGGAACGGCTGCTCTCGCCGTTCGGCGCCTGGCGGCGGCACTTCGACCGCGAGCTCGAACCGGTCTTCCGGGACGACGAGCTCCTGGTCGCCGGCGTCAACACGGCGCAGGCGTTCGCTCTCAAAGGCGGCAGAATCCGCCGCCGGCGGCTCGCCGAGGTCGATGCCCTGCTCGCAGCGGCGCCCGCGGCGCTCTTTCGCATCGTCGTCGCGCATCATCACCTGGTCCGTCCGCCCGGAGTCGAATGCGAGCACCCGGCCTGGCGGGCCGGCGAGGCGATCGCGCGTTGGGGGAGAGAGCGGGTCGATCTGGTGCTCTCAGGGCACCTCCACCAGACGCTCGAGCTCCGCCCGCTGGGCGAAGACGGATTCCTCGCCCTGCATACCGGGACGACCGCCTCGAGCCGCGGGCGCGGGCCCGAAATCGGCCGCAACAGCCTGCACTGGATCGAGATCGGGCACGGCAGTTTCCGCGTCGAGCGGCATTTCTGGGCAGGAGCTTCCGGCCGCTTCGAGGCGGAGGCGGATCAGCGCTTCCGCCGTCGTCCTCCGCGCTGA
- a CDS encoding serine/threonine protein kinase translates to MSPIVEGGRLGRYQILRMLGAGAMGEVFLAEDPQIGRRVAIKTVKIEAGRPNEMEERKRRLERESRAAGKLLHPNIVALFDVGEDAGVLYLAFECVEGSDLAQRLEVDPPVTLREAIAFVRQAAEGLDYAHRQGVVHRDIKPSNLLISAATGTVKVSDFGIAKLKDQTSDLTMTGSVVGSPHYLSPEQIRGDELDGRSDIFSLGVLLYEVLSRRRPFQGETLTTLVYQILHRDPPSIVVDRPELGTRLEGVLQRMLQKDRDERYKTAGEVARDLAICEQEIPASILDSPAAKDAGAPTDSTRRMSTSERAVDAVTAHSAAPPAPPRAAGSAMPSSFTQAPTEMLASHPPVPPRPLVGSAAGATGGSSRTGLWVAGGAVALLVLALVVGGLATRRWIAAKQAGKAETKVAATTDPSGTKPGEAAPGSPADSSDARSATNAPASDPGAMSKVADAGERFVQTPPAVPEPKPAPPVQTPAQEAQSEPARPKPAPVPPPVVAPAVAESEPAPEEASEEVNEPVVDRPGVDPRIDRMMVTGMALSFVVEPPEAIVKIDGRVIGQAGTWNAKKRDGRAYDLPESGDHLVRILHEGRTMTIRVSASPEAPSPTLVSVDLRPPSAKGKKRRLGERP, encoded by the coding sequence TTGAGTCCGATCGTCGAAGGCGGGCGGCTGGGCCGCTACCAGATCCTGCGCATGCTCGGCGCGGGCGCGATGGGGGAGGTCTTCCTCGCCGAGGACCCCCAGATCGGCCGTCGTGTCGCCATCAAGACGGTCAAGATCGAGGCCGGCCGCCCGAATGAGATGGAGGAGCGCAAGCGCCGTCTCGAGCGCGAGTCCCGCGCCGCCGGCAAGCTCCTGCACCCCAACATCGTGGCGCTGTTCGACGTCGGCGAAGACGCCGGTGTCCTCTATCTCGCCTTCGAGTGCGTCGAGGGTAGCGACCTTGCGCAGCGCCTCGAGGTCGATCCCCCGGTCACTCTGCGGGAGGCGATCGCTTTCGTCCGTCAGGCCGCCGAGGGGCTCGACTACGCGCACCGCCAGGGTGTGGTGCATCGCGACATCAAGCCCTCGAACCTGCTCATCTCCGCCGCTACCGGCACGGTCAAGGTCAGCGATTTCGGTATCGCCAAGCTCAAGGACCAGACCTCCGACCTGACGATGACCGGCTCGGTCGTCGGCTCGCCGCACTACCTGTCGCCCGAGCAGATCCGCGGCGACGAGCTCGACGGCCGGAGCGACATCTTCTCGCTCGGTGTCCTCCTCTACGAGGTGCTCTCGCGCCGGCGTCCGTTCCAGGGCGAGACGCTGACGACCCTGGTCTATCAGATCCTCCATCGCGATCCGCCGTCGATCGTGGTCGACCGCCCGGAGCTCGGCACGCGCCTCGAAGGGGTTCTGCAGCGGATGCTGCAGAAGGACCGCGACGAGCGCTACAAGACCGCCGGCGAGGTGGCGCGCGATCTCGCGATCTGCGAGCAGGAGATTCCGGCCTCGATTCTCGACAGCCCGGCGGCGAAAGATGCCGGCGCGCCGACCGACTCCACCCGCCGGATGTCGACATCGGAGCGCGCGGTGGATGCCGTCACGGCACACTCCGCCGCGCCGCCGGCGCCGCCGCGGGCTGCTGGTTCTGCGATGCCGTCGTCGTTCACCCAGGCGCCGACCGAAATGCTGGCCTCTCATCCACCGGTACCGCCGCGGCCGCTCGTCGGTTCCGCTGCCGGCGCCACCGGTGGCAGCTCGCGCACGGGGCTCTGGGTCGCCGGCGGAGCGGTGGCGCTGCTCGTGCTGGCGCTCGTGGTGGGGGGTCTCGCGACGCGCCGATGGATCGCCGCGAAGCAGGCCGGGAAGGCGGAGACGAAGGTTGCCGCCACGACCGACCCATCGGGAACGAAGCCCGGCGAAGCCGCGCCGGGGAGCCCTGCGGACTCCTCGGACGCGAGGTCGGCGACCAACGCACCGGCGAGCGATCCTGGCGCGATGTCGAAGGTCGCGGATGCTGGCGAGCGCTTCGTGCAGACCCCGCCCGCGGTGCCAGAACCGAAGCCGGCGCCGCCGGTTCAGACGCCTGCCCAGGAAGCCCAGAGCGAGCCGGCGAGGCCGAAGCCGGCCCCCGTGCCGCCGCCGGTCGTAGCGCCGGCCGTTGCCGAATCGGAACCGGCGCCGGAGGAGGCCTCGGAAGAGGTGAACGAACCGGTCGTCGACCGTCCCGGGGTCGACCCGCGGATCGACCGCATGATGGTCACCGGAATGGCGCTCTCGTTCGTCGTCGAACCGCCGGAGGCGATCGTGAAGATCGACGGTCGGGTGATCGGCCAGGCCGGCACCTGGAACGCCAAGAAGCGGGATGGCCGCGCCTACGACCTCCCGGAGAGCGGCGATCACCTCGTGCGGATCCTCCACGAGGGCCGGACGATGACGATCCGGGTCTCGGCCTCGCCCGAGGCGCCGTCGCCGACGCTGGTCTCGGTCGACCTGCGGCCACCCTCCGCCAAGGGCAAGAAGCGCCGCCTGGGCGAGCGCCCCTGA
- a CDS encoding DUF2007 domain-containing protein — translation MDNWEIVETVGTEEDASLVAGFLEAEGIASQIESLLFHQEPATFGKLGEVRILVHADDLGRARQLIAERESGAVSGSMPGDVPGDVRR, via the coding sequence ATGGACAACTGGGAAATCGTCGAAACCGTCGGTACCGAAGAGGATGCGTCGCTGGTCGCCGGATTCCTCGAGGCCGAAGGAATCGCGTCGCAGATCGAGTCGCTCCTTTTCCATCAGGAGCCCGCGACCTTCGGCAAGCTCGGTGAGGTGCGCATCCTCGTGCATGCGGACGACCTCGGGCGCGCCCGCCAGCTGATCGCGGAGCGCGAGAGCGGCGCTGTCTCGGGGTCGATGCCGGGCGATGTCCCGGGAGATGTCAGGCGTTGA